A window from Chrysemys picta bellii isolate R12L10 chromosome 2, ASM1138683v2, whole genome shotgun sequence encodes these proteins:
- the ASTL gene encoding astacin-like metalloendopeptidase isoform X2, which yields MVLCFGIWPIFIGLIWVAEALPTGGLGNSLQLQNPQQHAAGNPPAGDEILNINQELIPPEAPASSFLLEGDIVKVSPFRVFSSASPKWPKRRGTVQIPYIISYKYDKPSVKIIKEAFADFARFTCIKFVPYSYQRDFISIMPMSGCFSSVGRTGGMQVVSLAPACLRRGKGVTLHELMHVVGFWHEHSRADRDKYISISWNEILTGFEINFMKSWNSNMLVNYDYSSVMHYGRYAFSMTGLPTIIPLSNPYVALGQRWNLSSSDIARVNKLYKCSPTLTESGAASPGTKPPETVQSAKRPSSQTTSAPTAGTEELLGRTAMDGEGLNVSLAEHPIMESEIFEPTRLSTHGITYLEATGKPPPPHMEMGTVGAQGKPLVPTGETSVLGTASIKEPDFTTVMAPPAWLSEVTSHHGKTAEGIGTTKIPTDALSGLEFPELVSPARVAPVETGGTRPSDVGIVETTSIQGTELAYHSTYLVQKGPSPATEVGVVILSSDQTQSLESQTELATAEITSPSEESLGTYTAPPEQVHATETPHPTSTEKWTTNLARLSAKSITTMAPTRTRSAPTWETLTVQYATEQTSLLPPVQNWTSSPTKQGNQSVSSQAYSLGSHEQSTIAVPTSGITETEPTEVMQPTSLTTSFEMVQNHTIYPVDIRVHGATTRHKKGTALSPSGMETSYRASPTKATTSMETQTEVGFVEATKIKASHQHGSPSLTEGTYFPVTEVKDAEYATEAETLPADWGSQASEPAELGMQATKTNHRNRERVHTNALFAVGRMSPTVIGPTYTTPSLGASENPITNPLNAGPAEATRSEARNQATLSTRSSPEMWVQEASNTPSNRRQELTYTPASVLTSSTATELKFMEHPTRVASDLEIPVAQASRPSEMVITGVSPAWTEAKDQFSSSATREAMLFPISSDTEKGYSPQIIQSPESASLPEVEIKEHRVSSRIGAGLVTFIPPQSRSRTALVSSIEMPELTVPEKLTPVHTEPTTNQAQTGIKNTSLTLVGEMPSLQTKPTEAAFPTEGPSQLQASPQTFSSIELRLKSSSKQQMHAGVTYGESLTPLEGSPTASIAACELCRSTKALSVQASETPTQRSEEAKGKTFPLPLESTLPAENETYMNPYAMEMSESHATELQTTEVSLAQPPHSIHVEGTSFPMANPSEAVNAPLLGTSETPTTHSILTWEPTAQVGYRKQMRTQFPNTSPLNAEHMTKIASLEATAESGLVETTGTGMEAKEHGSPVERTSPPPSETPEVTFLPETSTTNSAEMGVQEAISTHRKRSRWVSHTTHSIERLSRAATEPTYVMVSEEPGNPTISPDYQTAEVISTNTGNELRLSVSSSRTGIGAQEFKGEPRREGRRPSPTLPSVGRIESLEVVPSLKSKVLLLQGSRLRKGLFPLKQTQPFLGMKSTESVMTTEESPLLPETWQLHQAQTVSNVPAMLSPRTEQATGAHPAREETSPPPPQLTPASPESNKLMSYRETHATRLHGEEAVPSISALERAPSARTASRIPHPQEPWGSRTSHPVGMGVQEAESYRKKSSEYRHALAPAKERAPAVTELSCTMVLVAKAIEDQGMEIGTEGREQPAAPTTEGLVPVDTKTIEGLYTFPEAFGTQTTNAIEVVGTKEAPNSPRKGGRGGISRLTPTGMPAAAVEKHLAPSKVTSATGHLETQTISPTELARMKIPFSQRKACLTTKEINLPVTEVAYGQFLEALTKTTTQAVPGLQEVHKSPKKQSRVSMPVEGTKATYVMASLETPKAPVTNPSTGTANTTSIGASLHDTSHVLSISTEMNVQEGTSSHGLRKGGHPYTITPAGMWPVTRESEHRGHPTKETLVQETQSISPHWRGATETTSTQTRTQTLSNTEEGTPIADTATEVVHPTRVMLLPEAPENKTVGLREVEKEETSSYREEGGLSTTHPLPSDTLSTETEQVQSTQVNEQMLPENWPTRRPEQGTSKPTTNTTRTGGEYTSLTSMGGVLSLEAVTHWFDLAEGISLQQASPHQTFSPIELQIKTISSQETPAMILHREEYGQTPMSTEGTQPAKMKALELLGLFTKTVSLQSPETPTPRLEEVSVFHRKRGRGKPSPLSIGTTLSEENETSTKIALGMEALAGQTTSQTELGITEVSLVQLLGSPTPVERTSFPGAEATEAVNKVPSNGTETQTILPGETRGPIPTARTPPAGTEATRPSYSTTVKVAETPSSPSERRGYTATHGYRKKNGEPIYTQSIRSMSSAGSDTTPTSPSLWPPYYQTALASTEPVKTHMESGAPSPVGGIPSREVEPTYIGSSLETQTPSPLAGDKGRKYTLSADGGVIPVGHWDVGNAISALEQDSSLSEKQAINTTRLANGEQSTPQAQVHRESTTTSSTVGVMPTPGTKEAHGIKVTQLKRAFRKHPSDLFTVDPELLHLVGKRSLPDIGESPALPHDSNPDLKVITLTHGDTQMQSPLLSNTLEKLRAKVLEAFQKQHVLLPEFHMFSVTGLYPAAKEIKSVPWLETGTSDSAPDSKHGLFRPKELLLGRKKATSLAPFLLSAKAVQATAPPAMDKPIAAPLPRRPSGSGKHAHHILPAPRATVQPGWQVCDFEKDLCSWQQSDTDDFDWILAGERPTRSAIGGNLSEETHSPPSRGGYISLKSPSARQTTGHKSSLISPILQRIGCIHFWYSPLGSVMGTINIYIKLTDAPEWHRIWSAKGQQGTDWHQVGMEASESQKLQVMVEGVVGPDAGSDVGIDDLSVCVAECRGGCDKLIA from the exons CTCTCCCTACAGGAGGCCTTGGCAACTCCCTCCAGCTCCAAAATCCTCAACAACATGCAGCTGGGAATCCACCTGCGGGTGATGAGATCCTCAACATTAACCAAG AGCTCATTCCTCCAGAAGCACCAGCGAGCAGCTTCCTGCTGGAGGGAGACATCGTCAAGGTG aGTCCTTTCAGAGTGTTTTCATCTGCAAGCCCAAAATGGCCTAAGAGAAGAGGAACTGTCCAAATTCCCTACATCATCTCCTACAAATATG ACAAGCCTAGTGTGAAGATCATCAAGGAAGCATTTGCAGACTTCGCAAGGTTCACATGCATCAAGTTTGTTCCATACTCGTACCAGAGAGATTTCATCTCTATCATGCCGATGTCTGG GTGCTTCTCCAGCGTTGGACGCACTGGTGGGATGCAGGTAGTCTCCCTAGCACCTGCTTGCCTCAGAAGGGGGAAAGGGGTGACTCTGCACGAACTCATGCATGTGGTGGGTTTCTGGCATGAGCACTCCAGGGCTGACCGGGACAAGTACATTAGCATCTCCTGGAACGAAATCTTGACTG GTTTTGAAATTAACTTCATGAAATCCTGGAACAGCAACATGTTGGTGAACTATGACTATTCCTCAGTCATGCACTATGGCAG GTATGCCTTTAGTATGACTGGCTTGCCCACCATCATACCACTCTCCAATCCTTATGTTGCTCTTGGCCAGAGGTGGAATCTGAGCAGTTCGGACATTGCCAGAGTCAACAAACTCTACAAATGTTCTCCAACTCTGACGGAATCAg GAGCTGCCTCTCCAGGAACCAAACCCCCTGAAACAGTCCAATCTGCAAAGAGGCCCTCTAGCCAAACGACCAGTGCACCCACAGCAGGGACGGAGGAGCTCCTGGGCAGAACTGCAATGGATGGTGAAGGCCTAAATGTCTCACTGGCTGAACACCCCATAATGGAGTCAGAGATATTTGAACCTACAAGGCTGTCTACCCATGGCATAACTTATCTGGAGGCTACTGGGAAGCCCCCTCCACCTCACATGGAAATGGGGACTGTAGGTGCTCAGGGGAAACCTCTGGTTCCTACAGGGGAAACTTCAGTCCTGGGAACTGCTTCCATTAAAGAGCCTGACTTTACTACAGTAATGGCCCCTCCTGCTTGGCTCTCAGAAGTGACAAGTCACCATGGGAAGACAGCAGAGGGAATAGGTACTACTAAAATTCCTACAGATGCGCTTTCAGGACTTGAATTCCCAGAACTGGTATCTCCTGCAAGAGTAGCTCCTGTGGAGACAGGGGGCACTAGGCCAAGTGATGTGGGAATAGTAGAGACTACAAGCATTCAAGGAACAGAGCTGGCCTATCACTCTACCTATCTGGTACAGAAGGGGCCCTCTCCAGCAACTGAAGTTGGAGTGGTGATCTTGTCTTCAGACCAAACACAGTCTCTAGAGAGTCAAACTGAGTTGGCCACAGCAGAGATCACCAGCCCCTCAGAAGAGAGTTTAGGGACCTATACAGCACCCCCTGAGCAAGTACATGCCACAGAAACCCCACATCCAACCAGCACTGAGAAATGGACCACGAACCTAGCCAGACTGAGTGCCAAATCCATAACCACCATGGCACCCACCAGGACCAGGTCTGCCCCAACTTGGGAGACTCTCACTGTGCAGTATGCTACAGAGCAGACTTCTCTGCTACCCCCTGTACAGAACTGGACCAGCAGCCCAACTAAGCAGGGAAACCAGTCTGTCAGCAGCCAGGCATACAGCCTAGGGAGTCATGAGCAAAGCACCATTGCCGTTCCTACCAGTGGCATTACAGAGACTGAGCCCACAGAAGTGATGCAACCTACATCATTAACTACCTCCTTTGAGATGGTTCAGAACCACACAATTTACCCAGTGGACATAAGAGTGCATGGGGCCACAACTAGGCATAAAAAAGGTACAGCCTTGTCTCCATCAGGAATGGAAACCTCCTATAGAGCATCTCCAACAAAAGCTACCACCTCCATGGAGACCCAAACTGAGGTGGGATTTGTTGAAGCCACAAAAATCAAAGCCAGCCACCAACATGGCTCTCCTAGCCTAAcagaagggacttactttccagtgACCGAAGTGAAAGATGCTGAGTATGCTACAGAAGCAGAGACCCTTCCAGCAGATTGGGGGTCCCAAGCCTCTGAACCAGCTGAGCTTGGTATGCAAGCAACTAAAACCAACCACAGAAATAGAGAGAGGGTGCACACTAATGCATTATTTGCTGTTGGAAGAATGTCACCCACAGTAATTGGACCCACATACACAACACCCTCTCTGGGGGCTTCTGAAAACCCAATAACAAACCCACTCAATGCAGGACCTGCGGAAGCCACAAGAAGTGAAGCTAGAAACCAAGCTACCTTGTCCACCAGAagctcacctgagatgtgggtaCAAGAAGCCAGTAACACTCCTTCAAACAGAAGACAAGAACTAACTTATACACCTGCTTCTGTGTTAACATCCTCCACAGCAACTGAACTTAAATTCATGGAACATCCTACAAGGGTAGCATCAGACCTGGAAATTCCAGTGGCTCAAGCCAGCAGACCAAGTGAGATGGTAATTACAGGAGTCTCTCCTGCTTGGACTGAAGCTAAAGACCAATTTAGCTCTTCTGCAACAAGGGAGGCAATGCTGTTTCCAATTAGCAGTGATACAGAAAAGGGGTATTCTCCCCAGATTATCCAGTCTCCAGAATCTGCCAGCCTACCTGAAGTGGAGATAAAGGAACACAGAGTCAGTTCCAGAATAGGAGCTGGACTAGTCACATTTATCCCTCCACAGTCAAGGTCAAGGACTGCACTGGTGTCATCTATAGAAATGCCTGAGCTGACAGTTCCTGAGAAACTGACCCCTGTCCATACTGAACCCACAACTAACCAAGCCCAAACTGGTATAAAAAATACCAGTCTCACCTTAGTGGGTGAGATGCCTTCCTTACAGACCAAGCCCACCGAAGCAGCATTCCCTACAGAGGGACCCTCACAGCTGCAGGCTTCACCACAGACATTCAGCTCAATTGAACTAAGACTCAAAAGCTCAAGTAAGCAACAAATGCATGCAGGTGTGACTTATGGGGAAAGCCTGACACCCCTGGAAGGGAGCCCTACAGCTTCCATTGCTGCATGTGAGCTGTGCCGTTCTACAAAAGCTCTTTCCGTTCAAGCTTCTGAGACACCTACACAGAGATCAGAGGAAGCTAAAGGAAaaaccttccctctccccctggaATCAACACTGCCTGcagaaaatgaaacctacatgAACCCTTATGCCATGGAGATGTCAGAGAGCCATGCAACTGAGCTACAAACTACAGAAGTGTCATTAGCTCAACCACCTCACTCTATCCATGTAGAAGGAACAAGCTTTCCCATGGCCAACCCATCAGAAGCTGTGAACGCTCCACTGCTGGGCACTTCTGAGACACCAACCACTCATTCCATTCTCACCTGGGAACCCACAGCCCAAGTAGGGTATAGAAAGCAAATGAGGACTCAGTTCCCAAACACAAGCCCATTGAATGCAGAGCATATGACTAAAATAGCCTCTTTGGAGGCCACAGCTGAGTCTGGGCTTGTGGAAACTACTGGCACTGGCATGGAAGCTAAAGAACATGGCTCTCCAGTAGAGAGAACCTCCCCTCCACCAAGTGAAACCCCAGAAGTAACATTCCTTCCAGAGACTTCAACAACCAACTCAGCTGAAATGGGTGTTCAGGAAGCAATAAGCACCCACAGAAAGAGAAGCAGATGGGTCAGTCACACCACTCACTCCATAGAGAGACTTTCACGGGCTGCAACTGAACCCACATATGTCATGGTCTCTGAGGAACCTGGCAACCCAACAATCAGCCCAGACTATCAGACTGCAGAAGTGATCAGCACAAACACTGGAAATGAGCTGAGATTGTCAGTATCCAGCAGCAGAACTGGTATAGGAGCCCAAGAATTCAAAGGTGAGCccaggagggaaggaagaagacCCAGCCCTACACTCCCTTCTGTGGGAAGAATAGAGTCCCTAGAAGTGGTGCCATCTCTCAAGAGCAAAGTCCTGCTCCTTCAGGGAAGTAGGCTCAGGAAAGGCCTGTTCCCCTTGAAACAAACCCAGCCATTTCTGGGAATGAAATCTACTGAATCGGTGATGACCACAGAAGAATCTCCACTTCTCCCTGAGACCTGGCAGCTGCACCAGGCACAGACTGTCTCCAATGTTCCTGCTATGCTTTCCCCAAGAACAGAGCAGGCCACAGGGGCTCATCCTGCTAGGGAGGAGACCTCTCCGCCCCCTCCACAACTGACTCCTGCCTCCCCTGAGTCAAACAAGCTTATGAGCTACAGAGAAACACATGCCACACGCCTCCatggagaggaggctgtgccaAGTATCTCCGCTCTAGAGAGAGCTCCCTCAGCAAGAACTGCCAGTCGCATCCCCCACCCTCAAGAGCCCTGGGGGAGCAGGACAAGCCACCCAGTTGGAATGGGAGTACAGGAGGCTGAGAGCTATAGAAAGAAAAGTAGTGAGTACAGGCATGCTCTTGCTCCTGCCAAGGAGAGAGCACCCGCAGTAACTGAACTGTCTTGTACAATGGTGCTGGTTGCAAAAGCAATAGAGGATCAAGGGATGGAGATAGGAACGGAAGGTAGAGAGCAGCCTGCTGCCCCTACAACAGAGGGACTGGTACCTGTGGACACTAAAACAATAGAAGGCCTGTATACCTTTCCAGAGGCATTTGGGACTCAAACCACTAATGCAATTGAGGTGGTGGGTACAAAAGAAGCCCCAAATAGCCCCAGAAAAGGGGGCAGAGGAGGAATTTCTaggctgactcccactggaatgccagcagcagcagttgagaAACACTTGGCACCTTCAAAAGTAACATCTGCCACAGGGCACCTTGAGACCCAAACCATCAGCCCCACTGAGTTGGCAAGGATGAAAATCCCATTCAGCCAAAGGAAAGCTTGTTTGACAACAAAAGAAATTAACTTGCCAGTGACTGAAGTGGCATATGGACAATTCCTGGAGGCTCTGACCAAAACCACTACCCAAGCTGTCCCGGGGCTGCAAGAAGTCCATAAGAGCCCTAAAAAGCAGAGTAGGGTGTCCATGCCTGTAGAGGGAACTAAAGCCACATATGTAATGGCCTCTCTAGAGACACCCAAGGCCCCAGTAACAAATCCAAGCACTGGGACTGCAAATACTACAAGCATTGGTGCTAGTCTCCACGATACCTCACATGTTCTCAGCATATCAACTGAGATGAATGTGCAAGAAGGCACAAGCAGCCATGGACTGAGAAAGGGAGGACACCCCTACACCATCACTCCTGCTGGCATGTGGCCTGTAACAAGGGAGTCAGAACATAGAGGGCATCCTACCAAGGAAACCCTTGTTCAGGAGACCCAATCCATCAGCCCACATTGGAGAGGGGCTACAGAAACCACTTCCACTCAGACCAGAACCCAAACCCTCTCTAACACTGAAGAGGGAACTCCCATTGCAGACACTGCTACTGAAGTTGTGCATCCCACCAGGGTAATGCTGCTTCCGGAGGCTCCTGAAAATAAGACTGTTGGTCTAAGAGAGGTGGAAAAGGAAGAAACTAGTAGTTACAGAGAGGAAGGTGGTCTGTCTACTACCCATCCTCTGCCTTCAGATACCCTAAGCACTGAAACTGAGCAAGTGCAGTCTACACAAGTAAATGAGCAGATGCTTCCTGAGAACTGGCCCACCAGGCGCCCTGAACAGGGGACAAGCAAACCAACAACTAACACAACCCGAACAGGTGGAGAATATACCAGTCTAACCTCAATGGGTGGGGTGCTTTCCCTAGAAGCTGTGACACACTGGTTTGATCTTGCAGAGGGAATTTCACTGCAGCAGGCTTCACCCCACCAAACTTTCAGCCCAATTGAATTGCAAATCAAAACTATAAGCAGCCAAGAAACACCTGCAATGATCCTCCACAGGGAAGAATATGGCCAAACACCTATGTCCACAGAAGGGACGCAACCTGCCAAAATGAAAGCTTTAGAACTACTAGGGCTTTTTACAAAGACCGTATCCCTACAGTCTCCTGAGACCCCAACACCGAGACTAGAGGAGGTCAGTGTCTTCCACAGAAAGCGAGGCAGAGGAAAACCCTCTCCTCTCTCCATAGGAACAACACTGTCTGAAGAAAATGAGACTTCTACCAAGATAGCACTTGGTATGGAAGCTTTGGCAGGTCAAACCACCAGCCAaactgagctgggaattacagaAGTTTCACTAGTGCAACTGCTTGGCTCTCCTACACCTGTGGAGAGAACTAGCTTTCCAGGGGCTGAGGCAACAGAAGCTGTGAATAAAGTTCCCAGCAATGGTACAGAGACTCAAACCATACTCCCAGGTGAGACCAGGGGACCAATTCCAACAGCAAGGACTCCACCTGCAGGAACTGAAGCCACAAGACCATCTTATTCCACCACAGTGAAGGTTGCTGAGACCCCTAGCAGTCCAAGTGAGAGGAGGGGGTACACAGCTACACATGGCTATAGAAAGAAAAATGGAGAACCAATCTATACCCAGTCTATTAGAAGCATGTCTTCTGCAGGAAGTGACACCACTCCTACTAGTCCCTCCCTGTGGCCTCCCTACTATCAAACGGCACTGGCTTCCACAGAGCCTGTGAAGACTCATATGGAGTCTGGCGCTCCATCTCCTGTTGGAGGAATTCCATCTAGAGAAGTGGAACCTACCTATATTGGCTCTTCTCTTGAGACTCAAACCCCAAGCCCACTAGCAGGGGACAAAGGCAGGAAATACACTCTCTCTGCTGATGGAGGTGTAATACCAGTGGGTCACTGGGATGTGGGAAATGCAATCTCTGCCCTAGAACAGGACTCAAGTCTATCTGAGAAACAGGCTATCAACACCACCAGACTGGCCAATGGTGAACAGTCAACCCCACAAGCACAGGTTCACAGAGAGAGCACTACCACCAGCTCTACAGTGGGAGTGATGCCAACCCCAGGCACAAAAGAAGCACATGGCATAAAAGTGACTCAGTTGAAACGGGCTTTTCGAAAGCACCCCAGTGACCTGTTTACAGTGGACCCAGAGCTCCTACACCTTGTTGGCAAGAGGTCCTTGCCAGATATAGGGgaaagcccagccctgccccatgacAGCAATCCAGACCTCAAAGTGATTACCCTGACCCATGGGGACAcacaaatgcagagtcccctgctCTCAAACACTCTAGAAAAACTAAGGGCAAAGGTTCTAGAGGCATTCCAAAAGCAACACGTCCTGTTGCCAGAGTTTCACATGTTCTCTGTCACTGGATTATATCCAGCTGCAAAAGAGATCAAAAGTGTTCCTTGGCTTGAGACCGGTACCTCTGATTCTGCTCCTGACTCTAAGCATGGGCTCTTTAGACCTAAAGAGCTTCTCTTGGGCAGGAAAAAGGCAACTAGCTTGGCTCCATTCCTGCTTTCTGCCAAAGCAGTGCAGGCAacagcaccccctgccatggacAAGCCTATTGCAGCTCCTCTTCCCAGGAGGCCATCTGGCTCTGGTAAACATGCCCATCACATCCTACCAGCTCCAAGGGCTACagtgcagcctggctggcaggtCTGTGACTTTGAAAAGGACTTGTGTAGCTGGCAGCAGAGTGATACTGATGACTTTGACTGGATACTTGCTGGGGAGAGACCTACTAGATCAGCAATTGGTGGCAACCTCTCTGAAGAAACCCATTCTCCTCCCTCCAGGG GCGGTTACATCTCCCTGAAGTCCCCTTCTGCCAGACAAACCACAGGACATAAGTCTTCTCTAATCAGCCCCATCCTGCAAAGGATTGGATGCATCCACTTCTGGTACAGTCCCCTGGGCTCTGTCATGG GCACAATAAACATCTATATCAAGTTGACAGATGCCCCTGAGTGGCACAGAATTTGGTCTGCCAAAGGGCAGCAAGGCACAGACTGGCATCAAGTAGGCATGGAGGCCTCTGAGTCACAGAAGCTGCAG GTGATGGTGGAAGGTGTCGTTGGCCCAGATGCAGGGAGTGATGTTGGCATTGATGACCTATCTGTCTGTGTGGCAGAGTGTCGGGGAGGCTGTGACAAGCTGATTGCTTGA